From Dictyoglomus sp., one genomic window encodes:
- the nrdR gene encoding transcriptional regulator NrdR, producing the protein MKCPFCGNSETNVLDTREIENQTVVRRRRVCLRCGERFTTYERIEEKPILVIKKDGRREPFDRNKLLLGLQRATVKRNIDNEKLEEIIDEILGDIRKQGLSEIRSKDLGMMVLERLRYLDKVAYIRFASVYQEFSSVEEFAKLLSQLEKEKGEKEG; encoded by the coding sequence ATGAAATGTCCTTTCTGTGGAAACTCAGAAACAAATGTTTTGGATACTCGAGAAATTGAGAATCAGACAGTAGTCAGAAGAAGAAGAGTATGTCTTAGATGTGGTGAAAGATTCACTACCTATGAAAGAATAGAAGAGAAACCTATTTTAGTAATTAAAAAAGATGGAAGAAGGGAACCTTTTGATAGGAATAAACTTCTTCTTGGTCTTCAGAGAGCTACGGTAAAGAGAAATATAGATAACGAGAAGTTAGAAGAAATAATTGACGAAATATTAGGAGATATAAGAAAACAGGGATTAAGTGAAATAAGATCAAAAGACTTAGGAATGATGGTACTAGAAAGATTAAGATATTTGGATAAAGTTGCATATATTAGATTTGCTTCAGTATATCAGGAATTTAGTTCCGTCGAGGAATTTGCAAAACTTCTTTCCCAACTGGAGAAAGAAAAAGGAGAGAAGGAGGGCTAA